From a region of the Halanaerobium hydrogeniformans genome:
- the eutC gene encoding ethanolamine ammonia-lyase subunit EutC, whose translation MVSENELRNIIEVVIKNLNKNDLSDKSSNSNGGNSEIEAGEIPDITEVDLQKEMLVPDANNEEEFLKLKAKTSARLGVWRAGPRYKTNTLLRFRADHAAAMDAVFTGVSEELINEMNLDTYQTLCSDKDEFLTRPDLGKLFSDETLAEIKNNCQSNPQVQLYVADGLSSTAIEANLRDILPAIKQGLEGYNIEIGTPFFVKFGRVASMEPISECLNADVSCVLIGERPGLATAESMSCYMAYKAEIGMPEARRTVISNIHSGGTSAVEAGAHIADVIKAMLDQKASGLDLEI comes from the coding sequence ATGGTATCTGAAAATGAACTAAGAAATATTATTGAAGTGGTTATCAAAAATTTAAATAAAAATGATCTGAGTGATAAAAGTAGTAATTCAAATGGTGGTAATTCAGAGATAGAAGCAGGTGAAATTCCAGATATCACAGAAGTAGATTTACAAAAAGAAATGTTAGTTCCAGATGCAAATAATGAAGAAGAATTTTTGAAATTAAAAGCTAAAACCTCAGCAAGGCTTGGTGTTTGGCGAGCTGGCCCCAGGTATAAAACAAATACACTGTTAAGGTTTAGAGCAGACCATGCTGCAGCAATGGATGCTGTCTTTACTGGAGTTTCTGAAGAGCTGATTAATGAAATGAACTTAGATACATATCAGACTTTATGTAGTGATAAAGATGAATTTTTAACAAGACCTGATTTAGGTAAATTATTCTCAGATGAAACACTGGCAGAAATAAAAAATAATTGTCAGTCTAATCCTCAGGTTCAATTATATGTAGCGGATGGATTGAGCTCAACAGCAATTGAAGCTAATCTTCGTGACATTTTACCAGCTATCAAACAGGGGCTAGAAGGATATAATATTGAGATAGGCACTCCATTTTTTGTAAAATTTGGTCGAGTGGCTTCCATGGAACCTATTTCTGAATGTTTAAATGCAGATGTCAGTTGTGTATTAATTGGAGAAAGACCAGGACTTGCAACTGCAGAAAGTATGAGCTGCTATATGGCATATAAGGCTGAAATTGGGATGCCAGAAGCGAGAAGAACAGTAATCTCAAACATCCACTCCGGGGGTACTTCAGCAGTTGAAGCTGGTGCTCATATTGCCGATGTTATTAAAGCTATGTTAGACCAAAAAGCAAGTGGCTTAGATCTAGAAATTTAA
- a CDS encoding ethanolamine ammonia-lyase subunit EutB: protein MILKTKLFGESYEFKDITELLAKANEKKSGDELLKIAAENSKERAAAKVVLANIKLSDLRENPVLDKSEDEVSKVIDELINERIYQEIKDWTVSDLREYILSHSTSGSDIRRISRALNGEMVAAVAKLMSNMDLVYGASKIKISSKANTVIGLDGCLSFRLQPNHPTDDLDGILASMMEGLSYGCGDAVIGINPVNDSVENTKAIMDFINDFMNKWEIPTQNCVLSHIKTQMKAVEAGASVSVLFQSIAGTESANKAFGVDEALLDSAYDLIKKHGNAPGPNLMYFETGQGSEMSLNTDHGIDEMTLEARTYGFAKKYKPFLVNNVSGFIGPETLYDGKQMIRANLEDHFMGKLTGLPMGMAPCYTNHTKMDQNDQETATMLLAMAGSNYYMGVPAGDDIMLSYQDTSFHDDATLRELVDRKPAPEFFEWLLKMGIMNEDGRLSAKAGDPSIFFKNGEVN from the coding sequence ATGATACTAAAAACTAAACTATTTGGAGAAAGTTATGAATTTAAAGATATTACAGAACTATTAGCAAAAGCAAATGAAAAAAAATCTGGTGATGAATTATTAAAAATAGCAGCTGAAAATTCTAAAGAAAGAGCTGCTGCAAAAGTAGTACTGGCTAATATAAAGCTTTCAGATTTGCGAGAAAACCCTGTGCTTGATAAAAGTGAAGATGAAGTATCAAAAGTGATCGATGAATTGATCAATGAAAGAATCTATCAAGAAATTAAAGACTGGACAGTTTCTGATTTAAGAGAATATATATTGAGCCACAGTACTTCTGGAAGTGATATTAGAAGAATCAGCCGAGCTTTAAATGGAGAAATGGTAGCTGCAGTTGCTAAATTGATGTCAAATATGGATTTAGTTTATGGTGCAAGCAAAATTAAAATCTCCAGTAAAGCAAATACAGTAATCGGCTTAGATGGATGCTTATCTTTCAGATTACAGCCCAACCATCCAACTGATGATCTTGATGGGATTTTAGCTTCTATGATGGAGGGCTTAAGTTATGGATGTGGAGATGCGGTAATTGGTATAAATCCTGTTAATGATAGTGTGGAAAACACCAAAGCTATCATGGATTTTATTAATGATTTTATGAATAAATGGGAAATACCAACTCAAAATTGTGTTCTGTCACATATTAAAACACAAATGAAAGCGGTTGAGGCAGGAGCTTCAGTTTCAGTTTTGTTTCAAAGTATAGCTGGTACTGAATCTGCAAATAAGGCTTTTGGAGTTGATGAAGCATTACTTGATTCAGCCTATGATTTAATAAAAAAACATGGAAATGCCCCTGGTCCCAATCTTATGTACTTTGAAACCGGTCAGGGCTCAGAAATGTCATTAAATACAGATCATGGTATTGATGAGATGACACTAGAAGCAAGAACTTATGGTTTTGCTAAAAAGTATAAGCCTTTTTTGGTCAATAACGTCTCGGGTTTTATTGGACCAGAAACCCTATATGATGGTAAACAGATGATCAGAGCAAATCTAGAAGATCATTTCATGGGTAAATTAACCGGTCTACCAATGGGAATGGCTCCCTGTTATACAAATCATACAAAAATGGATCAAAATGATCAGGAAACTGCTACAATGCTATTAGCGATGGCAGGTTCAAATTACTATATGGGAGTACCTGCTGGTGATGATATTATGCTGAGCTATCAGGATACAAGTTTTCATGATGATGCAACTTTAAGAGAACTGGTTGATAGAAAACCAGCACCTGAATTTTTTGAATGGTTATTAAAGATGGGGATTATGAATGAAGATGGTAGGCTGAGTGCTAAGGCAGGAGATCCTTCTATATTTTTTAAAAATGGAGAGGTGAATTAA
- a CDS encoding ethanolamine ammonia-lyase subunit EutB: MKLKTKLFGEVFQFESVKEVLAKANEEKSGDQLAGVAAESVTERIAAKTVLSNLTLADLRNNPVVPYDEDEVTRVIQDDLNERIYGEIKNWTVSELREWILCEEITGSDIRRISRGLTSEMVAAVTKLMSDLDLIYGAKKMVVTAHCNTTIGKEGTLSFRLQPNHPTDDIDGIMPSVMEGFSYANGDAVLGLNPVNDSVDNIANILKSFDEFKREWEIPTQISVLAHVSTQMKAIRQGAPTDLIFQSIAGSEKGNEGFGVTVDLLEEARQLALREGTATGPNVMYFETGQGAELSSDAHFDADQLTMEARCYGLARRYDPFLVNTVVGFIGPEYLYNGKQMIRAGLEDHFMGKLSGISMGVDACYTNHMKTDQNDVEKLAVLLANAGCNYFIGVPVGDDIMLNYQAASYHDAQAIREVVGLKPIKEFEEWAEKMGILKNGKLTEKAGDGSIFLK; the protein is encoded by the coding sequence ATGAAATTAAAGACCAAATTATTTGGCGAAGTATTTCAGTTTGAATCTGTTAAGGAGGTGCTGGCCAAAGCAAATGAAGAAAAATCAGGGGATCAATTGGCAGGGGTTGCTGCTGAATCGGTTACTGAAAGAATAGCAGCAAAAACTGTATTAAGTAATTTAACTTTAGCTGATCTCCGTAATAATCCTGTAGTACCTTATGATGAAGATGAAGTAACAAGGGTGATTCAGGATGACTTAAACGAGAGAATTTATGGAGAAATAAAAAATTGGACAGTTTCTGAATTGAGAGAATGGATACTCTGTGAAGAAATAACCGGCAGTGATATTCGTAGAATAAGCAGGGGACTTACAAGTGAGATGGTAGCAGCAGTTACTAAATTAATGTCCGATCTTGATTTGATTTATGGTGCAAAAAAAATGGTAGTTACTGCTCACTGTAACACCACTATCGGGAAAGAAGGCACTTTATCTTTTAGACTGCAGCCTAATCATCCTACAGATGATATTGATGGAATAATGCCTTCAGTTATGGAAGGTTTCTCCTATGCAAATGGAGATGCAGTACTGGGTTTAAACCCTGTTAATGATAGTGTAGATAATATTGCTAATATTTTAAAAAGCTTTGATGAGTTTAAGCGGGAGTGGGAGATCCCAACCCAGATTTCAGTTCTAGCCCATGTATCAACCCAGATGAAAGCAATTAGACAGGGTGCTCCAACTGATTTGATTTTCCAGAGCATTGCTGGTTCTGAAAAAGGAAATGAAGGTTTTGGAGTGACTGTGGATCTGCTTGAAGAAGCCAGACAGCTGGCTTTAAGAGAAGGTACAGCTACAGGGCCTAATGTAATGTACTTTGAAACAGGTCAGGGGGCTGAGTTATCTTCAGATGCTCATTTTGATGCTGATCAGTTGACAATGGAAGCTAGATGTTATGGTTTAGCCAGAAGGTATGATCCATTTCTGGTCAATACTGTAGTTGGTTTTATTGGACCAGAATACTTATATAATGGTAAGCAGATGATCAGAGCAGGATTAGAAGATCATTTCATGGGCAAGCTCAGCGGTATTTCTATGGGTGTAGATGCCTGTTATACCAATCATATGAAAACTGACCAAAATGATGTAGAAAAACTTGCCGTATTACTTGCCAATGCTGGCTGTAATTACTTTATTGGTGTTCCTGTTGGTGATGATATCATGCTTAATTATCAGGCGGCAAGTTATCATGATGCCCAGGCTATTAGAGAAGTTGTTGGTCTTAAACCAATAAAAGAATTTGAAGAATGGGCTGAAAAAATGGGGATTTTAAAGAACGGAAAACTAACCGAAAAAGCTGGTGATGGTTCAATTTTTCTTAAATAG
- the eutA gene encoding ethanolamine ammonia-lyase reactivating factor EutA: MEKIISVGIDIGTSTTQVIFSHITIENLASAYSVPQIDIIDKNVFYKSDIYFTPLVSETEIDGKEIKKIIENEFKKAKVSKKDISTGAVIITGETARKKNASLISEQLSDLAGDFVVATAGPDLESIIAGKGAGADKLSETLNDLVINFDIGGGTTNIALFESGQVIDTACFDVGGRLIQLDEQNRLKYISEKMKKLVSDLNLNLELGKKVNKSELEKIAEKMASVLSEVLKAGEKSSEYNYLITNHDLSKNYSVNYVSFSGGVADYIDNNQSDDLYKYNDLGIILAQKIRESSLYKDHKVYQAEETIRATVVGAGSHTTDISGSTITYTDNIFPLKNIPIIKITPKEEKLAKNDLIKLIKKKLDWYDLDFEAQTVAVALKGKKNFNFAEITELAEIIIAGMEKIIKMDFPLIVILENDAAKVLGQTINRLIGEKKALVSLDGIKVDNGDYIDIGKPLARGKVLPVIIKTLIFGK; this comes from the coding sequence TTGGAGAAAATAATAAGTGTTGGTATAGATATTGGTACTTCTACTACCCAGGTTATTTTTTCTCATATTACAATTGAAAATCTTGCCTCTGCCTATTCTGTACCACAAATTGACATAATCGATAAAAATGTTTTTTATAAAAGTGATATCTATTTTACACCTTTGGTCTCTGAAACTGAGATCGATGGTAAGGAAATTAAAAAAATAATAGAAAATGAATTTAAAAAAGCAAAAGTTTCTAAAAAAGATATTAGTACTGGGGCAGTTATTATTACAGGTGAAACTGCTCGCAAAAAAAATGCAAGCCTTATTTCAGAACAGCTCAGTGATTTAGCAGGAGATTTTGTTGTTGCCACAGCTGGCCCTGATTTAGAATCTATTATCGCTGGTAAAGGAGCTGGAGCAGATAAATTATCAGAGACTTTAAATGATCTGGTAATTAATTTCGATATAGGGGGTGGAACTACTAATATAGCTCTTTTTGAATCTGGCCAGGTAATTGATACAGCTTGTTTTGATGTCGGGGGAAGGTTGATTCAATTAGATGAGCAAAATAGGCTTAAATATATTTCTGAAAAGATGAAAAAGCTTGTTTCTGATTTGAATCTAAATTTAGAACTGGGTAAAAAGGTAAATAAAAGTGAATTAGAGAAAATAGCCGAAAAAATGGCTTCTGTGTTATCTGAAGTTTTAAAAGCAGGAGAAAAAAGTTCTGAGTATAATTATTTAATAACGAATCATGATTTAAGTAAAAATTATTCAGTGAATTATGTTTCATTTTCCGGGGGAGTTGCTGATTATATTGATAATAATCAGTCTGATGATCTTTATAAATATAATGATTTGGGGATAATACTTGCTCAAAAAATTAGAGAATCAAGCCTTTATAAGGATCATAAAGTTTATCAAGCAGAAGAAACTATTCGAGCAACTGTTGTAGGAGCAGGCAGTCACACAACAGATATTAGTGGAAGTACGATTACATATACTGATAATATTTTTCCGCTAAAAAATATTCCAATCATAAAAATAACTCCTAAAGAAGAAAAGTTAGCTAAAAATGATTTAATTAAATTGATAAAAAAGAAGTTAGATTGGTATGATTTAGATTTTGAAGCCCAAACAGTAGCAGTTGCTTTAAAAGGAAAAAAGAATTTCAATTTTGCAGAGATTACCGAATTGGCCGAGATTATAATTGCCGGCATGGAAAAAATTATCAAAATGGATTTTCCTCTCATAGTAATTTTAGAAAACGATGCTGCGAAAGTGTTGGGCCAGACCATCAATCGTTTAATAGGAGAAAAAAAGGCTCTTGTTTCACTTGATGGGATAAAGGTTGATAATGGGGATTATATTGATATTGGTAAACCTCTTGCCAGGGGAAAAGTGCTTCCAGTAATTATTAAGACTTTAATTTTTGGCAAATAA
- a CDS encoding BMC domain-containing protein has translation MQKSIALIEFSKIAVAIKCADEMTKAADIDLLQTKFICPGKYSVLIGGKISAVKSSLNTGLNLAEGEKAVIEKLLIPKVSEEVLEMLKYKKIDKDKVKSLGILEYNNIASGIIAADTAVKAAEVHLVMLKLGMTTGGKAVVIFTGDNQACQHGINACESSVNDKYLISKSFISSPSQKLIDSIF, from the coding sequence ATGCAAAAAAGTATCGCTTTAATTGAGTTCTCAAAAATTGCTGTTGCCATTAAATGTGCTGATGAAATGACCAAAGCTGCTGACATTGATTTGCTGCAAACAAAATTTATTTGTCCTGGTAAATATAGTGTTTTAATCGGTGGTAAAATCAGTGCAGTTAAATCATCTCTCAACACCGGGCTCAATCTAGCCGAGGGAGAAAAAGCGGTTATAGAAAAATTACTAATCCCCAAAGTTTCCGAAGAAGTTCTAGAGATGCTCAAATATAAAAAAATTGATAAAGATAAGGTCAAATCACTCGGTATTTTAGAATATAATAATATAGCTTCCGGTATTATTGCTGCTGATACCGCAGTTAAAGCAGCAGAAGTCCATTTAGTTATGCTTAAATTAGGTATGACAACTGGTGGAAAAGCAGTTGTTATTTTTACTGGTGATAATCAGGCCTGTCAACACGGTATTAATGCCTGTGAAAGCTCGGTAAATGATAAATATCTAATTTCTAAAAGCTTTATTTCTTCACCCAGCCAAAAACTAATAGACAGTATATTTTAA
- a CDS encoding HAD family hydrolase: protein MIKAVIFDMDGVIVDSEPIYEKADKEIFQRYGINLSDKELQNYIGVNLLDIWTDLFNKYHFKGEYKDYEVEDFIEEHVHGHYKVLSESDELALMPGIKEWFEYFKAKSYKMIIASSSYEPIIELIYQKFGLAKYMEGYVDGNSVEKGKPEPDIFLQAAENLGVKAEECLVIEDSEHGISAANQAGMKSIGFDRDTDYNQDLSSADILIKEFNQQNLEKLSL, encoded by the coding sequence ATGATAAAGGCAGTAATATTTGATATGGATGGTGTTATTGTAGACAGTGAACCAATTTATGAGAAGGCTGATAAAGAGATTTTTCAGCGTTATGGGATAAACTTAAGTGATAAGGAATTACAAAACTATATTGGAGTAAATTTACTAGATATTTGGACAGATCTGTTTAATAAATATCACTTTAAAGGTGAGTATAAAGATTATGAAGTCGAAGATTTTATAGAAGAACATGTACATGGCCATTATAAAGTATTAAGTGAGAGTGATGAACTTGCACTGATGCCCGGGATAAAAGAGTGGTTTGAATATTTTAAAGCTAAGAGTTATAAAATGATTATAGCTTCTTCATCTTATGAACCAATTATTGAACTGATATATCAGAAATTTGGACTTGCTAAATATATGGAAGGTTATGTGGATGGTAATTCTGTGGAAAAAGGAAAACCAGAACCTGATATTTTTCTTCAGGCAGCAGAAAATTTAGGGGTTAAAGCTGAGGAGTGTCTGGTTATCGAAGATTCTGAGCATGGTATATCAGCTGCTAATCAGGCAGGCATGAAATCGATCGGTTTTGATCGGGATACTGATTATAACCAGGATTTAAGTTCGGCAGATATTCTCATTAAAGAATTTAACCAGCAAAATTTAGAAAAACTTAGTCTATAA
- a CDS encoding Na+/H+ antiporter NhaC family protein yields MEYGLWSILPPLVAIFLAITTKQVFISLILGIFSGTLILNDWQLFVSINATLEEIVLVFSEGWITKTIIFSFLVGGLITVISASGGVQGFINYLTEKKDLVKDKKGALLLAYITGLVIFIESSITSLVAGTVARPLTDKYNVSREKLAYVCDSTSAPVCGLIPLNGWGAMLMGVIGVQIANGVVDGTAAGLLVRSLPFQFYSIIAIIAVGYYIMTGNDWGPMKKAEKRASEKGLLLREGATPMVSEEATATPPKEGVTPNMWNMILPLLILILMMPISLYITGDGNILQGSGSTSVFWAVITSVTFAGFLYVLGGIMSLKEYIDYVYQGIGAIVPVAILLITAFAIGNVIGYLETGQYMAALVEGRVSGAFGPAMIFLMASLMAFSTGTSWGTFGIMMPIGIQMAVAMGAPLYPTIGAVVSGGIMGDHCSPISDTTIISSMASASDHIDHVNTQLPYALLNGAFALVLYLAAGFIF; encoded by the coding sequence ATGGAATATGGTTTATGGAGTATTTTACCACCACTAGTCGCAATTTTTCTGGCAATTACTACAAAACAGGTTTTTATTTCATTAATCTTAGGGATTTTTTCAGGAACATTAATTTTAAATGATTGGCAGCTTTTTGTATCCATTAATGCTACTCTAGAAGAAATAGTACTGGTTTTTTCTGAAGGCTGGATTACCAAAACAATAATATTTTCATTTTTGGTAGGAGGATTGATTACTGTCATTTCAGCTTCAGGAGGAGTACAGGGTTTTATAAATTATTTAACAGAAAAAAAGGATTTAGTTAAAGATAAAAAAGGTGCACTTCTTTTGGCTTACATAACTGGTCTGGTTATTTTTATTGAATCTTCTATTACAAGTTTGGTTGCTGGAACTGTAGCAAGGCCCTTAACAGATAAATATAATGTTTCTCGAGAAAAATTAGCTTATGTTTGTGATTCAACATCTGCCCCAGTTTGTGGTTTGATCCCCTTAAACGGATGGGGAGCTATGCTGATGGGAGTTATTGGAGTTCAGATAGCAAATGGGGTAGTTGATGGAACTGCTGCTGGGCTGTTGGTTAGATCACTTCCATTTCAGTTTTACAGTATTATAGCAATTATAGCGGTTGGTTATTATATTATGACCGGAAATGACTGGGGACCGATGAAAAAAGCAGAAAAGAGGGCCAGCGAAAAAGGCCTGCTCTTAAGAGAAGGTGCTACCCCGATGGTTTCGGAAGAGGCAACTGCAACTCCTCCTAAAGAAGGGGTCACTCCGAATATGTGGAATATGATTTTACCACTACTTATCTTGATTCTAATGATGCCTATTAGTCTCTACATAACAGGTGATGGGAATATTTTGCAGGGTTCAGGTTCAACATCTGTCTTTTGGGCAGTAATTACATCAGTAACATTTGCAGGGTTTTTATATGTTCTGGGTGGTATTATGTCTTTAAAAGAATATATAGACTATGTATATCAAGGGATAGGAGCAATTGTTCCGGTCGCCATACTTTTGATTACTGCATTTGCAATTGGAAATGTAATAGGTTATTTAGAAACAGGTCAGTACATGGCAGCTCTAGTTGAGGGAAGGGTTAGCGGTGCTTTTGGTCCGGCAATGATATTTTTAATGGCCTCACTTATGGCTTTTTCAACAGGTACCAGCTGGGGAACATTTGGAATTATGATGCCAATCGGAATACAGATGGCAGTTGCCATGGGAGCCCCTTTATATCCGACCATAGGAGCTGTTGTATCAGGTGGGATTATGGGAGATCATTGTTCTCCAATTTCTGATACTACAATTATTTCTTCAATGGCTTCAGCCTCAGATCATATTGATCATGTAAATACCCAGCTTCCTTATGCTCTATTAAATGGAGCTTTTGCGCTGGTTCTATATCTGGCTGCTGGCTTTATATTTTAG
- a CDS encoding MFS transporter, producing MLKKYIKNIESNKYLKVITEFSLLQFFFWSTWAIYGGYLVYYLGEIGYSNIRIGTLMSLRTFTGLIGPPVIGFICDKIESRKKVFIISMLLMGIIVAPFTFYGDYMLFIAIGVMGFLWEPQQSVLDSWIIETSEKTALNYGFMRAWGSIGFAIIVTIFGLVIEFFGWTVHFLSYGLAAFIVVVIALMIEDNSYQIPDDLKSNPTKQKTNLKNLVKLLKDPEYLFILSVTLLIFIPAMMIMVYLAPIVQSVGGDSRDLGYILFFNALSEAPIFFMAKHFLQRYKTRALLLFAAIFYLLRTIIVALAVSPTQLIFYGLLQSLSFGVFLVTVRYYVKLIAPTGLKTTAQSIILMSAFGGGGIIGSLLGGFLIDTFGMNSMFAVSIAFSLLAVIVLFFSVIQKS from the coding sequence ATGCTAAAAAAATATATAAAAAATATAGAAAGCAATAAATATTTAAAGGTTATCACAGAATTCTCTTTATTACAGTTTTTTTTCTGGAGCACATGGGCAATTTATGGTGGTTATCTTGTTTATTATCTAGGGGAGATTGGCTATAGTAACATAAGGATTGGGACTTTAATGTCTCTGCGTACTTTTACAGGTTTAATTGGTCCCCCGGTAATAGGCTTCATCTGTGATAAGATTGAAAGCAGAAAAAAAGTTTTTATTATTTCTATGTTATTGATGGGGATTATTGTTGCTCCTTTTACTTTTTATGGTGATTACATGCTTTTTATTGCTATTGGGGTAATGGGCTTTTTATGGGAGCCACAGCAGTCAGTACTCGACAGCTGGATCATTGAAACATCAGAAAAAACGGCTCTTAATTATGGATTTATGAGAGCCTGGGGATCAATTGGCTTTGCGATTATTGTGACAATTTTCGGTCTGGTTATTGAGTTTTTTGGTTGGACAGTACATTTTTTAAGTTATGGTTTGGCAGCTTTTATAGTAGTTGTGATCGCTTTAATGATTGAGGATAATAGCTATCAAATTCCTGATGACCTAAAGTCTAATCCCACGAAGCAAAAAACCAATCTTAAAAATTTAGTCAAACTTTTAAAAGATCCCGAATATTTATTTATCTTATCGGTTACACTTTTAATTTTTATTCCGGCGATGATGATAATGGTTTACCTTGCTCCAATAGTTCAGTCTGTTGGAGGTGATTCTAGGGATTTAGGTTACATATTATTTTTTAATGCATTAAGTGAAGCACCAATATTTTTTATGGCTAAACATTTTCTGCAGCGATATAAAACAAGAGCACTACTCTTATTTGCTGCAATTTTTTATTTACTTAGAACTATAATAGTTGCCTTAGCTGTCTCACCAACACAGTTAATATTCTATGGCCTTTTACAGTCGCTATCATTTGGAGTTTTTCTGGTAACGGTTAGATATTATGTAAAATTAATTGCTCCTACTGGTCTAAAAACAACTGCTCAAAGCATTATACTTATGTCAGCCTTTGGAGGTGGTGGGATAATCGGCAGTCTCCTGGGAGGTTTTTTAATCGATACTTTTGGGATGAATTCGATGTTTGCTGTTAGTATTGCTTTTAGTCTGCTGGCAGTAATTGTATTATTTTTCTCGGTAATACAAAAAAGCTGA
- a CDS encoding D-2-hydroxyacid dehydrogenase, which translates to MKIVVLDGYAVNPGDLSWEPLKELGEVEIYESTPEEKIMERAKDADIILTNKIEFTAERISQLPDLKYIGVQATGYNIVDLGAAAENDIVVSNVPAYSTDAVAQFVFALTLEVAHHVGEHNRVVKAGKWSESEHFCFWDYPLIELKGKTMGIIGYGNIGQRTAEIALAFGLKVIVYDRSPAKKIAAEEIMTDKIEFLELEELYQQADIISLHCPLTDQTEGMINKNSISQMKPGVIIINTARGGLIIEEDLKSALEEGKVFGAAVDVLSTEPPKKDNPLLDSDKTIITPHIAWASKESRQRLVDIVVENVKSFINGQAINQVN; encoded by the coding sequence ATGAAAATTGTTGTTTTAGATGGTTATGCAGTCAATCCAGGTGATTTAAGCTGGGAACCTTTAAAAGAGCTTGGGGAAGTTGAAATTTATGAAAGCACCCCTGAAGAAAAAATTATGGAACGGGCAAAAGATGCAGATATAATTTTGACAAATAAAATTGAATTTACAGCCGAAAGAATTTCTCAGCTGCCAGATTTGAAATACATTGGAGTTCAAGCTACCGGTTATAATATAGTTGATTTAGGTGCAGCTGCAGAAAATGACATCGTAGTAAGCAATGTACCTGCTTACAGTACTGATGCAGTAGCTCAATTTGTTTTTGCTTTAACTTTAGAAGTAGCCCATCATGTTGGAGAACATAATCGGGTGGTCAAAGCTGGAAAATGGAGTGAGTCAGAGCATTTTTGTTTTTGGGACTATCCATTAATTGAATTAAAGGGAAAAACCATGGGTATTATTGGTTATGGGAATATTGGCCAGAGAACTGCAGAGATAGCTCTTGCTTTTGGTTTAAAAGTTATAGTATATGATAGAAGTCCAGCTAAAAAAATTGCTGCTGAAGAAATCATGACAGATAAAATAGAGTTCCTTGAATTAGAAGAACTTTACCAGCAGGCAGATATTATTAGTCTTCACTGTCCATTAACTGATCAGACAGAAGGTATGATAAATAAAAATAGCATTTCTCAAATGAAACCCGGAGTAATTATTATCAATACAGCCCGAGGTGGTTTAATAATAGAAGAAGACCTTAAGTCTGCTCTCGAAGAAGGCAAAGTTTTTGGAGCAGCAGTTGATGTGTTATCAACTGAGCCTCCTAAAAAAGACAATCCGCTTTTAGACTCAGATAAAACAATCATAACTCCTCATATAGCCTGGGCTTCAAAAGAATCCCGGCAGAGGTTAGTTGATATTGTTGTTGAAAATGTAAAAAGCTTTATTAATGGCCAGGCAATTAATCAGGTTAATTAG
- the lipA gene encoding lipoyl synthase: protein MKGKFPEWLKKRLPAQEKWMQVEDILDDLKLNTVCQSAHCPNQGECFANNTATFMILGKICSRNCRFCAVTSAEPEKVDPDEPANLAEAVKSLNLRYVVITSVTRDDLADGGVSQFIRVVEEVKKIDKNIKVELLTPDFQGEEKILKRLAKAEFEVFNHNIETVPTLYNEVRPEADYQRSLDVLEKMKNYKPSLYTKSGLMLGLGEKEVEVIKVMEDLREINVDILTIGQYLQPSKEHLEVKEFIRPEKFAEYKKNGEKLGFKSVVSEPFSRSSYHASKSVE from the coding sequence ATGAAAGGTAAGTTCCCGGAGTGGCTTAAAAAAAGACTTCCTGCTCAGGAAAAGTGGATGCAGGTTGAGGATATTTTAGATGATTTAAAATTAAATACTGTTTGTCAGAGTGCTCACTGTCCAAATCAGGGAGAGTGTTTTGCCAATAATACAGCAACCTTTATGATTTTGGGCAAAATTTGTTCCAGGAACTGCAGATTTTGTGCGGTAACCTCAGCTGAGCCGGAAAAGGTTGATCCAGATGAGCCAGCTAATTTGGCAGAAGCAGTTAAAAGTTTAAATTTACGATATGTTGTGATTACCTCAGTGACAAGAGATGATTTAGCAGATGGAGGAGTTAGCCAATTTATTAGGGTGGTAGAAGAAGTTAAAAAAATAGACAAAAATATCAAGGTAGAACTTTTAACACCTGATTTTCAAGGTGAAGAAAAAATATTAAAAAGATTGGCAAAGGCAGAATTCGAGGTTTTTAACCATAATATAGAAACCGTACCTACTCTTTACAATGAAGTAAGACCGGAAGCTGATTATCAGCGCTCACTTGATGTACTAGAAAAAATGAAAAATTATAAGCCTTCACTATATACTAAATCCGGGCTAATGCTTGGCTTAGGTGAAAAAGAAGTGGAAGTAATTAAAGTTATGGAAGATTTAAGAGAGATTAATGTTGATATTTTAACTATCGGCCAGTATTTACAGCCTTCTAAAGAACATTTAGAGGTGAAAGAATTTATCAGGCCGGAGAAATTTGCAGAATATAAAAAGAACGGGGAAAAATTAGGATTTAAGTCAGTTGTTTCAGAGCCTTTTTCTAGAAGTTCATATCATGCTTCAAAAAGTGTTGAATAA